One region of Malania oleifera isolate guangnan ecotype guangnan chromosome 6, ASM2987363v1, whole genome shotgun sequence genomic DNA includes:
- the LOC131157798 gene encoding uncharacterized protein LOC131157798, with product MMRRLHAQITNTQSWKPEHAIGTLFHSMPSHPCFGRKPKFFALLVLKLGQQDVYQEHPVNFSCTCQSFKTINGFLSDVGVWLVAVTEFLKAWDKLVKFLEVVFGAWINLIQMQIQIQDLNSKRANKHILCYLVRD from the exons ATGATGAGAAGGCTTCATGCACAGATAACTAACACACAAAGTTGGAAGCCTGAACATGCCATAGGAACTCTGTTTCACTCAATGCCATCGCATCCCTGCTTCG GCAGGAAACCTAAATTTTTCGCATTACTTGTGTTAAAGCTTGGGCAGCAAGATGTTTACCAAGAACATCCTGTGAACTTTTCATGTACCTGTCAAAGTTTCAAAACAATAAATGGCTTTCTTTCAGATGTTGGGGTGTGGTTGGTAGCAGTCACTGAATTCCTCAAAGCATG GGACAAATTGGTAAAGTTCCTTGAGGTTGTTTTTGGAGCATGGATAAACTTAATACAAATGCAAATACAAATCCAAGATTTGAACTCCAAGCGAGCAAATAAGCACATTTTGTGCTACCTAGTCCGTGATTAA